One genomic window of Halobacterium noricense includes the following:
- a CDS encoding halocyanin domain-containing protein, with protein sequence MSSSGNGGTTAAGRRAFLKRAALVTGAAAAGGTTGTVTAQEGQNYDGWLADTSNFNGTYDYTGQDQVTVWVGASGNGGNFAFAPAAIRVDPGTEVVWEWTGKGGTHNVVDNAGNFESDIYSQAGKTYSRTFESEGTYKYLCVPHQTFGMKGVVVVGGSGGLDPSEFEKPASASDSADGNGAGGDDSSNGGNGRPVSLEAALMVTSVAIAFLSPIMFGLFLMFDDSDDTAAAK encoded by the coding sequence ATGAGTTCGAGTGGTAATGGGGGTACGACGGCGGCCGGCCGTCGGGCGTTCCTCAAGAGAGCAGCGCTGGTGACCGGCGCCGCCGCAGCGGGCGGCACAACCGGAACAGTCACAGCTCAGGAGGGCCAGAATTACGACGGCTGGCTCGCCGACACGAGTAACTTCAATGGAACCTACGACTACACGGGCCAAGACCAGGTGACTGTCTGGGTCGGCGCATCCGGTAACGGTGGAAACTTCGCGTTCGCCCCGGCAGCGATCCGCGTCGATCCCGGCACCGAAGTCGTCTGGGAGTGGACGGGCAAGGGCGGCACCCACAACGTCGTCGACAACGCAGGAAACTTCGAGAGTGACATATACAGCCAGGCTGGCAAGACGTACTCACGGACGTTCGAGTCAGAGGGGACGTACAAGTACCTCTGTGTCCCTCACCAGACGTTTGGGATGAAAGGCGTCGTTGTCGTCGGCGGGTCAGGCGGATTGGATCCAAGCGAGTTCGAGAAACCTGCCTCGGCCAGTGACTCCGCCGATGGTAACGGAGCGGGTGGTGACGACTCGTCCAACGGTGGAAACGGCCGACCGGTGTCCCTGGAGGCGGCTCTGATGGTGACTAGTGTGGCAATAGCGTTCCTCTCGCCCATCATGTTCGGCCTGTTCCTGATGTTCGACGACAGCGACGACACTGCCGCCGCCAAGTAA
- a CDS encoding Cdc6/Cdc18 family protein, whose amino-acid sequence MTEYFDDSLVKDVFIKDISYLKPEYQPDEIEERGEEMDEYVNLLAPILKGWDADNIFLFGESGVGKTLATRTLLPELQQKAEDNGVDVDIVETNCSGSQSSYQAAIDIVNELRSPTSPLTTIDLDEPELSRTGYPSSEVYEQLFEGLANGDDYVILVLDEIDGLGSDGELLYQLTRGQSMGQLNSEICIVGISNDLYFKNNMKTSVRDTLCESEVHFPEYDSQDLQSILQRRAEDAFYEDALSEDVIPLCAAVATKEHGSARYAIRILRKATQLAEDEVRNAPESTQPFEQVKERHVREAKRIVEEETVTRGIKNLSDSQRYLLLSISQYHARAETPAGTSDIYATYEATVKEHGKSAISRRGAHNNLLSMVDKGILHISNNARNQRGVPNRYSLVTDLETVASALEESDQTDDGFILDDLRAEAREHGVLDE is encoded by the coding sequence ATGACTGAGTATTTCGACGACAGCCTTGTCAAGGATGTCTTCATCAAGGACATCTCCTATCTGAAGCCGGAATACCAACCAGACGAAATCGAAGAACGGGGCGAGGAAATGGATGAATACGTTAATCTTCTCGCTCCAATTCTGAAAGGATGGGACGCCGACAACATTTTTCTCTTCGGCGAGTCAGGTGTCGGCAAGACACTCGCCACACGAACACTACTGCCCGAGCTACAGCAGAAAGCAGAAGACAACGGTGTGGACGTAGACATTGTGGAGACGAACTGTTCTGGCTCGCAGTCATCGTATCAAGCCGCCATTGACATCGTCAACGAACTCCGCTCTCCGACGAGCCCACTCACAACCATCGACCTGGATGAGCCCGAACTCAGTCGCACTGGGTATCCTTCCTCAGAGGTCTACGAACAACTCTTCGAGGGGCTGGCGAACGGTGACGATTACGTCATCCTTGTTCTGGACGAAATTGATGGGCTCGGTTCAGACGGCGAACTCCTCTACCAGCTCACTCGGGGGCAATCTATGGGTCAACTTAACTCAGAAATCTGCATCGTCGGCATCTCCAACGACCTCTACTTTAAAAATAACATGAAAACCTCAGTGCGGGACACACTCTGTGAGTCAGAAGTTCACTTCCCAGAATACGACTCTCAAGACCTGCAGTCTATTCTTCAACGACGAGCAGAGGACGCATTCTATGAGGACGCACTCTCCGAGGACGTTATCCCGCTTTGTGCTGCGGTCGCCACCAAGGAACACGGGAGTGCCCGTTACGCCATCCGCATCCTTCGGAAGGCAACTCAACTCGCTGAAGATGAGGTTCGGAATGCTCCAGAATCCACGCAACCGTTTGAACAAGTGAAAGAACGCCATGTCCGAGAGGCAAAACGAATCGTCGAGGAGGAGACGGTCACTCGTGGAATCAAGAATTTGAGCGATTCGCAGCGGTATCTCCTGCTGTCCATCTCCCAGTATCATGCACGAGCCGAAACACCGGCTGGCACATCGGATATTTACGCTACGTATGAAGCAACAGTCAAAGAGCATGGGAAGAGTGCTATTTCTCGGCGTGGAGCGCACAATAACCTGCTTTCAATGGTAGATAAGGGCATTCTCCACATCTCCAATAACGCTCGCAATCAGCGTGGCGTCCCAAATCGTTACTCGCTCGTTACAGATTTGGAAACTGTAGCGTCAGCACTGGAGGAGTCAGACCAGACGGATGATGGATTTATCTTAGATGATTTGCGTGCGGAAGCGAGAGAACACGGTGTGTTAGATGAGTAA
- a CDS encoding DUF7563 family protein — MPECQNCGSHVTDVYVRVFTPDSIDEPRVCPNCEDMTRDREGVREKRT, encoded by the coding sequence ATGCCGGAGTGCCAGAACTGTGGCAGCCACGTCACAGACGTCTACGTCCGTGTATTCACCCCGGACTCTATCGACGAACCACGTGTATGTCCGAACTGCGAAGACATGACTCGTGACCGCGAGGGCGTCCGAGAGAAACGAACATGA
- a CDS encoding outer membrane protein assembly factor BamB family protein — MPSRRRFLTTIGTAASASLAGCLGGIRDYFESDTTVEGPCDDSPTTWPTAGGDSGRTGHTDTSPPAPDADAVDLLAGIHKDGQQELAAALPVVADGTAYVPVASGLIAVDLQSPIDGARWKYDLDEQVDAVPLITCGVAFVPGLNRLDALDQGTGDRYWRVTAGSREATSVAAHDETVFLAGSSLIAIDMRTGDRLWSANGGDTLALDNAGVYTTENANGTGDIYGHDLDGEQRWHLSLGKIVGSASVQDGTVWVADNRGTVYAIDAHSGETVWSRSLDGVEKIHSGLAVDGDDVVVPAGMGSTSFVLDAATGVTRWKKNTGIVTGRPLIGDDWIALGRTNTGITLYDRETGDQRTTWSREEYGLGTIDGLVAVEDGFVVRGGTTSGLTLVR, encoded by the coding sequence ATGCCCTCTAGACGCCGCTTCCTGACCACCATCGGTACTGCCGCTTCTGCTAGTTTGGCTGGCTGTCTGGGGGGTATTCGAGACTACTTCGAGAGCGATACCACTGTAGAGGGCCCTTGTGACGATTCACCCACTACGTGGCCAACCGCTGGTGGTGATTCCGGTCGCACCGGCCACACTGATACCTCTCCCCCGGCTCCCGACGCCGACGCCGTTGATCTCCTCGCCGGCATCCACAAGGACGGACAACAAGAACTCGCCGCCGCACTACCAGTAGTCGCAGACGGTACAGCATACGTTCCGGTGGCTAGTGGACTCATCGCGGTCGATCTCCAATCCCCAATAGACGGGGCGCGCTGGAAGTACGACCTCGACGAACAGGTTGATGCAGTGCCACTGATTACTTGTGGGGTCGCCTTTGTCCCCGGACTGAATCGTCTGGACGCGCTCGATCAGGGGACTGGCGACCGGTATTGGCGTGTTACTGCTGGGAGCCGGGAGGCGACGTCCGTCGCGGCGCATGATGAGACCGTCTTCCTTGCTGGGTCGTCCCTGATTGCGATCGACATGCGGACTGGAGACCGCCTATGGAGTGCTAATGGTGGTGACACACTAGCTCTCGATAATGCAGGCGTCTACACCACAGAGAACGCTAATGGGACTGGTGACATCTACGGTCACGATTTAGACGGCGAACAGCGGTGGCATCTCTCACTCGGGAAGATTGTCGGGTCGGCCTCCGTTCAAGATGGGACGGTCTGGGTTGCGGACAATCGCGGAACGGTGTACGCGATTGATGCTCACAGCGGGGAGACGGTCTGGTCACGGTCACTCGACGGCGTTGAGAAGATTCACTCCGGCCTCGCCGTCGATGGCGATGACGTGGTCGTCCCTGCAGGCATGGGCAGTACGAGTTTCGTCCTCGACGCAGCGACGGGTGTAACACGCTGGAAAAAGAACACTGGAATCGTTACTGGCCGTCCTCTCATCGGTGATGATTGGATCGCGCTTGGCCGGACGAACACCGGAATTACGCTCTACGACCGAGAGACGGGCGACCAGCGAACGACGTGGTCACGCGAGGAGTACGGACTTGGGACGATTGATGGTCTCGTCGCGGTTGAAGACGGGTTCGTGGTGCGCGGCGGTACGACCTCGGGACTAACGCTGGTCCGGTGA